The genomic DNA tcttggaattctctcaaccagcttcatggggaatgcttttctgacagtcttgaaggcgttcccacatatgctgagcacttgttggctgtttttccatcattctgcggtccaactcatcccaaaccagctcagttgggttgaggtcaggtgattgtggaggccaggtcatctgatgccgcactccatcactctccttcttggtcaaatatcccttacaccgcctggaggtgtgttttgggtcattgtcctgttgaaaacaaatgatagtcccactaagcgccaaCCAGGCGTATtgctctggtagccatgctggttaagtgtgccttgaattctaaataaatcactgacaatgtcaccagcaaagcacccccacatgatcacacctccatgcttcacggtgggaaccacacatgcacagataatccgtttacctactctgcatctcacaaagacaaggtggTTGGTACCAGGGTTGGTACTAGGgttgtcaacttttgactggtacagtatatcttATGGTGAACCTGGCATTTGAAAAGCCCTAATTAGCATTAAGATGTTCAATCAGCAAGATGTGAGTCGTGTACACTCTGGTAGCCTTCACGCTGACGGTAAAACACCATACAGCGCATTTGTTAACAATTACCCAAATTACATTTGTCACCTAACTAATAAAGCTTATGATTTGACATTGCGAAAGCCATTTTACAATTGTTTAAGTGCTGAAGGTGCCACGCAGATATACAAATATTAGATCAGGGATAGGCTCTCGTTGCCTTGAGGTGCGGTGCCCTGTGTGCACGGTTGTTATCTGACTTGGACATCAATGATAGGCTGCTGAAGGAGAGGAAGCATAATTTCAGTCACAAGATTTAGAGCTATTTTTGGATGGGGGGCATACAATTACgagtaataaaaaaacattagtgATCCGGCGGTctgcacataaaaaaaataaaaaaataaagtatatTCTGACCGATTCATGCCAtatttggatcggtttgggctCCCGCGAATCGATGCACTCATATCTTAAACAGTTGAACCAGGGACTGATGCCTGTTGGTGAATCGTTACATTCCTAGTATTGCTGTAATGTTGTAGTTATATCAGATGATTAGTTTAAATATTTCCTTGCATTACACAGGCCAAGAGAACCAGCTGGTGGCATTGATTCCATACAGTGACCAGAGACTCAGGCCCAGGAGAACGTAAGTGGAATGTTGTTGTTGGGTTGGTAGCTATAGGCTAAACGTCACAATAATGTTTTCCCATGTGACTGCAACTTTGCAAGTAACTATTCCTTTCTTGCAATATTCTTTGTATCCTGCTACTTCTGACCCTGCCTTTGGCTCTCTCTTTCACAGAAAGCTGTATGTGACGGCCTCAGTGGCTGTGTGTCTGCTGCTGTCCAGCCTGGCTGTCTTCTTCCTATTCCCTCGTACCATAGACGTCTCTTACGGGGGCGTCAAGTCTGTCTTCGTCACATACGATGAGGATAAGAGGATTGTCTATCTCAACGTGACGGTgagcctctctcctctgttctaacCACACCATGATGATTTGGATCAAGTAGGACAGTCACAGGAGGAGACTGCTTTTCCTTATCACCCGGTTCTTTGCTCCTAAGGTTGCCCATGTTGGGTCACAAATATAGTGGGATTCTAGGTATCCTGCCATCCCCGGCGATtgagcccttgagcaaggcacataactCAAACTGCACCAGGGTTGCCGCACTGGCTAACTCTGGTTTCCTGTGGTGTTTGTGTGAAAAGATTAATTTCTGTGATCATAAAATTACAAAATATTCTTCTTCATTCCAGAACACTCTGAACATCACCAATAACAACTACTACAGTATAGAGGTGTCTAACATCACAGCCCAGGTCCAGTTCTCCAACACGGTGATCGGGAAGTCCCGCATCAATAACCGCACCGCTATCAGTCCTCTGGGCTTGCAGCAGGTACACAACTCTGTAATAACacgataggggggggggggggtacagcgTCCAGGCAAAATATATAGCGGAGTtacatgagcctatcacaataattgtaacaaaatgtcaagacaATTGTAGGCTATTACACCACTTTTTATCATTACTGCATGTCAGTGGCATGAAAACAGCTGACATAGCCTATGCCGCAAAATGTGATGTGGTTTTACGAGAACACTTACAGTTTGACAAGGCAGAGATCCGTGGCCATCACCGAGACACGCGCAGGCAGCAGTGGACGTATACATTCTGGCCTAAATGTCAGTACACTGTAACAGATGactctttccattcaccactgtttggaggctggTAATATGTTGCCAGTCGATGAATGTGGTTATTACACAACGATGACTGGTATAACACGCATGTGTAGCTAGTATaggagccctttgaagtgattgtttgacaatcggatgaaaacatgactggttgtgtttagcTACAGTAATAGGTAATACATTTTACAAGTTAAATGACATCTTTACGAGGCACACGGAGATCCTATTCAATTAAtaaggattctatatgtaattctatgattaggccctTAAAGTTCTACTTTCACCACTGGTAATAACACGTTAACTGCACTGTAATAGTGTGGTTATTACACAACGATGACTGGTATAAACACGTTAACTGCACTGTATAGTGTGGAATATTACACAACGATGACTGGTATTAACATGATAACTGCACTGTAATAGTGTGGAATATTACACAACGATGACTGGTAATAACACTAACTGCACTGTAATAGTGTGGAATATTACACAACGATGACTGGTATTAAATGATAACTGCACTGTAATAGTGTGGAAAACTGCACTGTAATAGTGTGGTTATTACACAACGATGACTGGTAATAATGCGGTAACTGCACTGTAATAGTGTGGTTATTACACAACGATGACTGGTAATAATGCGGTAACTGCACTGTAATAGTGTGGTTATTACACAACGATCATTATTGGACGTGCAGCAGAAACTCCAGTTTCACTCAATTCAAGATCCAACGACCCCTAGCTGTTTTTTTTGTACTAGATTCAGACACCTCTTCCTTGTCCTGCATCCGTTGTCACAGTGAGGATTTCAGGTCAATTTCCTATTTTGGTTCTTGGAGCACTCTTTCCCCATGTCACCTTTTTGATCATAACCCTGTGTGTTGTTGTTCCCAGGTTGACTACATGGTTCCCACCATTATAGCAGACGAGATGAGCTACATGTAGTAAGTACAGCACAACCCAGTACAGCACGTTACATTACTAGTATTATGAGAACACTGGGAGCCTGATGGTCGAGATGTTGTTTAAAATAAATCCTATGGGAGTACAGATTGCAGTGTGGGGAGTCCTCTTTCAGTTCTTGcttaacctcgtccccaggctcatGTTACCGCATATAGAGCCTGGAAACCACATGACACTAAAGTGGGACTTGAAAGGGGCACATGCTAAAGgctggagagggacagagagcctGTCATAGCTGGATTATTTGGGACTTTGAAAAACCTGCAATCAATAGCAATGTTGGATCACACCGACCCATATTCTTTTTTGGAAGCCCAATTGATTCTGATCTTCGGCATATAACGTTTATGTGAAGACGTATTTTTAGATCAAGGGTATTCAACCAGGGGTCCGCGGAGATACTGCAGAGGGTCCatgaaacatttttaaatattatttttgtatgCATGTATCGCTACCAACCGGTTTTAATTTATTATTACATACCTACAATAGAAAAGAGGATAATATCTTCTGATGGCAACTTTATTTCGTAAACTTCATATATTGAGCCAGTTACACTCAATGGAATAactgacatacagttgaagtcggaagtttacatacacttaggttggagtcattaaaactagtttttcaaccactccacaaatttcttgttaacaaactatagttttggcaagtcagttaggacatctactttgtgcatgacacaagtaatttttccaacaattgtctacagacagattatttcacttataattcactgtatcacaattccagttggtcaaaagtttacataaactaagttgactgtgcctttaaacagcttggacatttccagaaaatgatgtcatggcattagaagcttctgataggcaaaaaaaaaattgccttttatttaaccaggtagatttagttgagaacaagttatcatttacaactgcgacctggccaagataaagcaaagcagtgcgacacaaacatcaacacagagttacacatggaacaaacaaacatgcagtcaataatacaatagaaaaggtctatatacagtgtgtgcaaataagggaggtaagtcaataaataggccatagtggcaaaataattacaatatagctattaaacactggagtgatagatgtgcagaagatgagtgtgcaagtagagatactggggtgcaaaggagcaaaataaataacagtatggggatgagatagttggatgggcttttacagatgggctatgtacagtgatctgtgagctgctctgacagctggtgcttaaagctagtgagggagggatgagtctccagcttcagtgattttttttttttgcattttgttccagtcattggcagcagagaactggaaggaaaggcggccaaaggagaaattggctttgggggtgaccaatgagatatacctgctggagcgcgtgctacgtgtgggtgctgctatggtgaccagtgagctgagataaggtggggctttacctagcaaagacgtatagatgacctgacCAGGTGGGTTTGATGACGAATATAAAgctagggccagccaacaagagcatacaggtcgcagttgtgggtagtatatgggactgtgatggactgcatacaatttgctgagtagagtgttggaggctattttgtaaattacatcgccgaagtcaaggatcggtaggatagtcagttttactaggttatgtttggcagcatgagtgaaggctgctttgtttgcgaaataggaagcctattctagatttaattttggatatcatttgagtcaattggaagtgtacctgtggatgtatttcaaggcttaccttcaaactcagtgcctcttttcttgacatcattggaaaatcaaaagatatcagccaagacctcagaaagaaattgtagacctccacaaatctggttcatccttgggagcaatctccaaacgcctgaaggtaccacgttcatctgtacaaacaatagtacgcaagtataaacaccatggaaccacgcaggcgtcataccactcaggaaggagacgcgttctgtctcctagagatgaacgtactttagtgcgaaaagtgcaaatcaatcccagaacaacagcaaaggacctcgtgaagatgctggaggaaacagatacaaaagtatctatatccacagtaaaacgagtcctatatcgacataaggctgctcagcaaggaaaagccacTGCGCCAAAACCGCCTTTAAAAAAattggcatgctcctgatgaggtggcggatggtctcctgagggatctcctcccagaccttgactaaagcatccgccaactcctggacagtctgtggtgcaacgtggctttggtggatggagcaagacatgatgtcccagatgtgctcaattggattcaggctgtgcggccccccaaagaaatgccaccccacaccatgactgacccaccgccaaaccggtcatgctggaggatgttgcaggcagcagaacgttctccacggcgtctccagactctgtcacgtctgtcacgtgctcagtctgaacctgctttcatctgaagagcacagggcgccagtggcgaatttgccaatcttggtgttctctggcaaatgccaaacgtcctgcacggtgttgggctgtaagcacaacccccacctgtggacgtcgggccctcataccaccctcatgMagtctgtttctgaccgtttgagcagacacatgcacatttgtggcctgctggaggtcattttgcagggttctggcagtgctcctcctgctcctccttgcacaaaggcggaggtagcggtccttgttgccctcctacggcctcctccacgtctcctgatgtactggcctgtctcctggtagcgcctccatgctctggacactacgctgacagacacagcaaaccttcttgccacagctcgcattgatgtgccatcctggatgagctgcactacctgagccacttgtgtgggttgtagactccgtctcatgctaccactagagtgaaagcaccgccagcattcaaaagtgaccaccacctgcagaaccactcctttattgggggtgtcttgctaattgcctataatttccacctgttgtctattccatttgcacaacagcatgtgaaatttattgtcaatcagtgttgcttcctaagtggacagtttgatttcacagaagtgtgattgacttggagttacattgtgttgtttaagtgatccctttatttttttgagcagtgtaatatagatagatatatatatcttctggtcggatgaaacaaaaatagaactgtttggccgtaatgaccattgttatgtttggggaggcttgcaagccgaagaacaccatcccaaccgtgaagcacggggctggcagtatcctgttgtaggggtgctttgctgcaggagggactggtgcacttcacaaaatagatggcatcatgaggaggaaaattatgtggatatattgaagcaacatctcaagacattagtcaggaagttaaagcttggtcgcaaatgggtcttccaaatgaacaatgaccccaagcataattctctctcctattactctgacatttcacattcttaaaacaatgtggtgatcttaactgacctaaaacagggaatttgtactctgaataaatgtcaggaattgtgaaactgattttaaatgtatttggctaaggtttatgtaaacttacgacttcaactgtaggctttAAAAAAGCACCTGTGAAAAGTGCTGCcggtaagctttcttgacttggacatacatttttgcaacacatggctaaccttttGTTTTAAACAGCTGCTCTTAGAGAACATGTGTTTGCAGTTTCTTTTCTACCTAATAGACAGAGTTTATACTTCCCCTTCCAATTATGTGGTCAagtcaaaatgcatttttggggTCACCAGTTTtcctgggagggggtccctgggcaagaaaaggttgaagacccctgtcTTAAATTCATACTTTCCGATTTCCCGAACTTACTTCATTTCTTGTTTAGCCTTTCACTTGTGCTGCTCCTGCTTTGAAATGCACAACGTAGAGGGGTGGTTCAAGGGGTATGCTGATGGACTGAAAGATCAGCAAATAGGCTCCTTTCAAGTCCCTTTCTGAAACTCTGTGaaaccagacagagaaagagcCAGCTGGTGGACAAGATTCGTTTTTTGTTTTCTTATCACGTGAAACAGCCAATCTGACTGAAGCATCTGTTCTTCTTTTTCCCAGTGATTACTGCACCCTACAGACCATAAAGGTGCACAACATTGTGGTTATGATGCAGTAAGTACTCTGTCTGCACATCTCTCTTTAAATATTCACACAGGACCACAGAATCCTGGTTCTCATTCTCCCATGTAATACTTGTTAATGCACTTGTAATACTTGTCAATAATATATTGAATAATCCTGCTTCCAGGGTGACGGTGACCACAGTGTACTTTGGCCACATGGAGCAGGTCACTCAGGAGATGTACCAGTATGTAGACTGTGGAGTTAACACCACCACTGTGAGGGGGGCGCAGCCCAAGGTGTCTAATGCCCCAATACCCCCAGAGTAACCCACATACTTGCCCTACCTGACCTGAGCCTGGTCCTGGTGAGGGTCCTTGGATATAGAATGTTAGAGCAGGGATAAAAGTGtccacccagtagctctccaggaggagggttaGCCACCCCAGCCGAAGATGGTACACTGTGTTTCTCCTTCCTCTTCACCATCCATCTACTGATGAAGACCCCACTGTCATGCATTTCTGTGTTAGCTTACCATTTTGTTGGGAGTATATGCCAAATGTGCAGTTGAGGGGAAAAATActtgttttaaatgtataaacACTACCACAATATTTCAGTACCAAACCATTATGCACTTTATTAATGCATTTCAAATTCAACCTGTCACTGTGACAATGTAACATTTCACGATGCCACTCCAGACTCCTCCAAACCACTTTGAACTGTAAATGTATATGAAGTAATAACACTTTCCTGTGTATGGATGAGGATAACCTCTGAAAGAGTTCTCTCAGTAATCTGATCTCAAATCATTTTGATAGTCAGAGAAATTgaaccaacagatctgggaccagtctattCTCAAAGTTAGACCTGTTGTAACACAATAGTGTGTATTATTATGACATTAATCTAGTCCATCTAAATCTGCTGATCAATCACAATCCCCTATATAGCACTACTATGGCTCTGTCCAaaggtagtgcgctatatagggcccccaaactcaactctggacctcgaagccagttccactgtgttttttcttcattgttcccctctagtcatggactgatttagacctgggacaacaGGTGGGGTGCaactatcaggtagaacagaaaaccagcaggctctggaccttgtCGGTTAAGAGTTGAATCCCCCTGATTTAGGacataaggtgccatttgagatgaagCCAGAATGTGGCGTTTCCAGGATTTCTCAGCTTGTAATGACCAGGTTCTGCTTTAGAGGGCTCTCTGTACAATCTGTGAATTTGGACCAGTTTACTGtgatctgttgtgtgtgtgatccatTGACGTGATTTGAAAGGCTTATATCCCTGAAATTGAGTAATTTAAGATATTAAGTTCCTTCCACCACTCTGTTCCCAATTGGTaaaatattgattgattgatggtgaTTCCTTATCAGTAATTTACTCCTCTCAGTTTGTGCCTATGAGGGAGTTGTGTAATGTTTTGTGATCCTACCTACTGCTGATTTGTATTTGACCAACTGAATTTTTACATTCCATCGGCTCCATTTTCATGATATACATAAAGAGGATTTATTAATAACCTGCAAGGGACTGCGTTTTGATAATTTACGTCCCTGCCTATCAAACTCAGTTGAAGAGTTTGTAGAACTACCTAGATTTAATGAAAACCTGTTTTAATACAACTTTTGTAATATGATTCATACCTACGTTGTAGAGAACCTTGAAATATGAACTCAAATTAATATAAACTACCCTCTTTCATAGATATAAATATACCTTGAATTATACAACTCTAATAGAAACTACCCTCTGTCATAGAAAAATATACCTTGAATTTCTTAATGAATAATCAAACTGTAGTTTGCCGTTGATGTAATTAGCAGTTTCCTAGGTTATTGTAGAGCACAACATTTAATTTTGTTTTTGTTCCTAATCAAGCACCTTAATCGTGTATGGAAGAGTGGTTCAGCTTTTGATTGAATGTTAGGATCGAGTGAAGACTTGAAATACTATTGGTTCATCAAGAAGAAGAGTGGTTTGATGATCTGACGAGGTTCTTTCGGAATGTCTACTTCTGTGGGGTAGATAATCAGAATAATGTAACAACTTTTTGACTAGATGTAAATACAAGCTGTTTTTAAAGCGTATAAATGTAGTTTTTATTTgcttttcatcatattttaaattgttTGTCCTGTCTAGGTATGTTGTCATGCTTTCAGGAAAAAATGTAATAGCATGAATAAAGTTGTCACCACATTTGTCTGTTATCTTGTATTTTCTTCAGTCTTTGTTCAtacctttttatttaacaaaCCACAGAGCAACTGGTAAGAAATGGAACACTCACATGCTTTAGCACATGAATCAGTGTGACATCACAATGACTTCATGAACCAGAATTGGAATCATACTGGTAATTCTGATTCGATGGATGTTTGCCAAACGGTTGTCTCCTGAGCAAAACTGAACTCGCACAATGTTGCCATGGGgacagtggacagccagtgggaAGAGTTTTTATATCAAACCCCATATTTGACAAACACCTGTCTGCATAAATAGCCCCTTTCGATGGAATTTGGCACATTACTTACACTTTACATGCACTTTCAGGCCATTTTGGAAGCTGATCTTCCTTTTGCCTTACAGCAAAATAATGGTAAGTTAATATCACTGATGACATGTTGATGCAAGCTTGTA from Salvelinus sp. IW2-2015 linkage group LG31, ASM291031v2, whole genome shotgun sequence includes the following:
- the LOC111955936 gene encoding transmembrane protein 106B, with translation MGKAFSLLSKQACYDDSLTTTQDDDGKREDVSQFPYVEFTGRDSVTCPSCQGTGRIPRGQENQLVALIPYSDQRLRPRRTKLYVTASVAVCLLLSSLAVFFLFPRTIDVSYGGVKSVFVTYDEDKRIVYLNVTNTLNITNNNYYSIEVSNITAQVQFSNTVIGKSRINNRTAISPLGLQQVDYMVPTIIADEMSYMYDYCTLQTIKVHNIVVMMQVTVTTVYFGHMEQVTQEMYQYVDCGVNTTTVRGAQPKVSNAPIPPE